The following proteins come from a genomic window of Sebaldella sp. S0638:
- a CDS encoding GrpB family protein, producing the protein MKKQLSEMSLEELWELFPIILKDYNPEYKQWYETESQNILNSTDAKNIIRISHIGSTAVENLISKPTIDILLEIDGSSIITQLIKDLKTAGWTLMMHENSPVKWEFCKGYTPEGFAEKVFHLHVRYVGNWNELYFRDFLIKYPDIANEYGKLKLSLQKDFEHNRDGYTAAKTEFIIKYSLAAKQEFPDRYKPE; encoded by the coding sequence TTGAAAAAACAATTATCAGAAATGTCTCTGGAAGAACTCTGGGAACTGTTCCCCATAATTTTAAAAGATTATAATCCTGAATATAAACAATGGTATGAAACTGAAAGCCAAAATATCCTAAACTCCACAGACGCCAAAAACATTATACGGATCAGCCATATTGGAAGTACCGCAGTAGAAAATTTGATTTCAAAACCCACAATAGACATACTACTGGAAATTGACGGCAGCAGCATTATTACACAGCTTATTAAAGATCTGAAAACAGCAGGCTGGACCCTTATGATGCATGAAAACAGTCCTGTTAAATGGGAGTTTTGCAAAGGTTATACCCCGGAAGGATTTGCTGAAAAAGTATTTCATCTTCATGTCAGATATGTTGGAAACTGGAACGAACTGTATTTCAGGGATTTTCTTATTAAATATCCTGATATTGCCAATGAATACGGGAAATTAAAACTGTCTTTACAAAAAGATTTTGAACATAACAGAGACGGCTATACAGCTGCAAAAACTGAATTTATCATAAAATATTCGCTTGCTGCAAAGCAGGAATTCCCTGATAGATACAAACCTGAATA